AACAGCGGCAGTTGAAGAAGCTGTAACGGCTGAACAACAAGCGGCAATTGATGCGATTGATCAGCCAGAGTTAGATGATAAGAACAAAGATATACCTGCGGATGTTGCAAATGCACCAGCAGATGCTGCAACGGCGGATCCTGCGGTAGAGGCTTCGGCGGCTACAGCACACTAAATACACGCGAATTTCGTAAAAAGTCCCTGCAATTGCGGGGATTTTTTTTAAATAGTGTTATTTGTTGCTGAATTGAAACCTTTGAGCATGTAGAATATGTCGCATCAACTGGGAGGACATTATGGCTCTTATTTCATTGCGCCAGCTCTTGGATCACGCCGGCGAACATGCTTACGGCGTACCAGCATTCAACGTAAACAACTTAGAACAAATGCGCGCAATCATGCTTGCAGCAGATGCGACAAATTCACCTGTTATCGTACAAGCATCAGCGGGTGCGCGTAAATATGCAGGTGCTCCATTCTTACGTCATCTTATTTTGGCTGCAATTGAAGAATGGCCACACATTCCAGTGGTAATGCACCAAGACCATGGTACAGATCCAGACGTTTGCCAACGTTCAATTCAATTGGGCTTCTCATCAGTGATGATGGATGGTTCATTGGGTGCAGACGGTAAAACACCAACATCTTATGAATATAATGTTGATGTAACACGTCGTACAGTACAAATGGCGCATGCATGCGGTGTTTCAGTTGAAGGTGAAATCGGTTGTTTAGGTAGCCTTGAAACAGGTATGGCGGGTGAAGAAGATGGTGTAGGCGCTGAAGGTGTCCTTGATCATTCTCAACTTTTAACTTCGGTTGAAGAAGCACGTCAGTTCGTTGCAGATACCAATGTCGATGCACTTGCGATTGCAGTCGGTACTTCACATGGTGCTTATAAGTTTACACGTCCACCTACAGGCGATATTTTGGCGATTGACCGCATTAAAGAAATTCATGCGGCGCTTCCAAATACCCACCTTGTTATGCACGGTTCAAGCTCTGTTCCTCAAGAATGGTTAGCGATCATTAACCAGTATGGCGGTGACATCAAAGAAACCTATGGTGTTCCTGTTGAGCAATTGGTTGAAGCAATCAAGCATGGTGTGCGTAAAATCAATATTGATACAGACTTGCGTTTAGCTTCTACTGGTGCAATGCGTCGTATGATGGCTGAACAACCAAGCGAATTCGATCCACGTAAATTCTTTGCAAAAACTGTAGATGCAATGAAACAAATCTGTATTGATCGTTACGAAGCATTTGGTACTGCGGGCAATGCAGACAAAATTCGTCCAATTTCTTTAGAGAAAATGGTTGATCGTTATAAATAATTCTTTTTGAATCATTTATATTGGAAAAGCCCACTTTGACGTGGGCTTTTCTATGTGTGTCTATATTCAAGGCGACCATAATAAGAGTGTGCTATGGAACTGATATTTGCTGCGGCCTGTTGTAGTGTGGTGGTCTCCATTCTTTTAAAATGGGGTAAAAACAAAGGTTTTGATCCAATCCAGATGATCAGTTGGAATTATGCTTCAGCCAGTTTACTGTGCTATTTCTGGTTTAAGCCTGATCTAAGCCACGTTTCTATTTCCAATACTCCATGGTGGCTAATTGTAGCGCTTGGTGTCTTGTTGCCAAGTGTATTTTTATTTTTAGCCAAGTCTTTGCAATATGCAGGTATTGTCAAAACAGAAGTTGCACAGCGTTTGTCGGTAATTTTATCTTTATTGGCGGCTTATTTTATTTTTCAAGAACAGTTTAATCAGCTCAAAATTGTCGGGGTAATCTTGGGGCTTACCGCCGTGATGTGCATTTTATTTACCAATACCTCCGGTGGTGGAGAAGGTCAAAAACAGGCTGTGTGGTATTTAGCGCTAGTCTGGTTTGGTTATGCGCTGATTGATGTCTTGCTCAAATATACAACAGGGTTGGGTGTTCAGTTTTCCGTTGCCTTAAACCTGATGTTCATTTGTGCGTTTTTATTGTCAGTTGGTTATGTTGCCGTGACCACGAAAAATGTCGGATTAACTAAAAACGTTGTGGCAGGTTTATGTCTTGGCGTGTTGAACTTTGCCAATATCGCACTGTATGTCAAAGCTCATTTGCTATTCAAGGACAGTCCAGCAGTGGTCTTTGCGGGTATGAATATTATGGTGGTGCTGTTAGGCGTATTCAGCGGGCTGCTTTTCTTTAAAGAAAAGCTGAGGCCCGCAACAGCGATTGGACTTGTATTGGGTATCACAAGTGTGGCTTGTTTAGCTTACGCAATGTCTGTTTAAAATAGTTCTGAACAAAGAAAAAAGGGTGCTTGACCAGATCTTCAATTACTGCAATTCCTAATAACAGCCCTGGTTGCTCACA
This DNA window, taken from Acinetobacter sp. WCHA55, encodes the following:
- the fba gene encoding class II fructose-bisphosphate aldolase (catalyzes the reversible aldol condensation of dihydroxyacetonephosphate and glyceraldehyde 3-phosphate in the Calvin cycle, glycolysis, and/or gluconeogenesis), which produces MALISLRQLLDHAGEHAYGVPAFNVNNLEQMRAIMLAADATNSPVIVQASAGARKYAGAPFLRHLILAAIEEWPHIPVVMHQDHGTDPDVCQRSIQLGFSSVMMDGSLGADGKTPTSYEYNVDVTRRTVQMAHACGVSVEGEIGCLGSLETGMAGEEDGVGAEGVLDHSQLLTSVEEARQFVADTNVDALAIAVGTSHGAYKFTRPPTGDILAIDRIKEIHAALPNTHLVMHGSSSVPQEWLAIINQYGGDIKETYGVPVEQLVEAIKHGVRKINIDTDLRLASTGAMRRMMAEQPSEFDPRKFFAKTVDAMKQICIDRYEAFGTAGNADKIRPISLEKMVDRYK
- a CDS encoding DMT family transporter, whose protein sequence is MELIFAAACCSVVVSILLKWGKNKGFDPIQMISWNYASASLLCYFWFKPDLSHVSISNTPWWLIVALGVLLPSVFLFLAKSLQYAGIVKTEVAQRLSVILSLLAAYFIFQEQFNQLKIVGVILGLTAVMCILFTNTSGGGEGQKQAVWYLALVWFGYALIDVLLKYTTGLGVQFSVALNLMFICAFLLSVGYVAVTTKNVGLTKNVVAGLCLGVLNFANIALYVKAHLLFKDSPAVVFAGMNIMVVLLGVFSGLLFFKEKLRPATAIGLVLGITSVACLAYAMSV